In the Alteromonas sp. M12 genome, one interval contains:
- a CDS encoding sugar O-acetyltransferase: MNDLSEKQKRLAGLEYFPSNKEMHAERMHAKTQCHLFNQLEPKDYKQGMKLLKALFGSCHNFWIEPQFYCDYGYNIHIGKNFYANHNVVILDAAPVTFGDDVLLAPSVLISTATHPKDPQKRKKGMETASPITIGNGVWIGMGAKILPGVNIGENAIIGAGAVVTKDVAENTTVAGVPATVIDNKNNQRD, translated from the coding sequence ATGAATGATTTGAGCGAAAAACAGAAAAGGTTAGCCGGGTTGGAATATTTCCCCAGTAACAAAGAAATGCACGCTGAGCGGATGCACGCTAAAACCCAATGTCATTTGTTCAATCAACTAGAACCCAAAGACTATAAACAGGGAATGAAGTTGCTCAAAGCGTTATTTGGAAGCTGTCATAACTTCTGGATAGAGCCGCAATTTTATTGTGATTATGGCTACAATATCCATATTGGTAAGAATTTCTATGCCAATCATAATGTCGTCATTTTAGATGCGGCCCCTGTGACTTTTGGCGACGATGTTTTACTTGCTCCTAGCGTATTAATTTCTACCGCTACTCATCCTAAAGATCCGCAAAAGCGCAAAAAAGGAATGGAAACAGCCAGCCCTATTACCATTGGTAACGGAGTGTGGATAGGCATGGGCGCTAAAATTTTGCCTGGAGTAAACATCGGCGAAAATGCCATTATTGGCGCTGGCGCAGTTGTAACTAAAGATGTTGCAGAAAATACCACTGTGGCTGGCGTGCCGGCTACAGTTATTGATAATAAAAACAATCAACGCGATTAA